The proteins below come from a single Roseiflexus sp. RS-1 genomic window:
- a CDS encoding response regulator produces MVRQPLRILLVEDDSTIASVIALGLRTLGVPYLLDIAYSAEEGLELFNQHAYDLVMSDYNLRGMNGLSLLITIRQAKPDLPTVLFTAYDTPKLQRDAQSVGINGYIAKPFLIEDFVSLARNLLPAIENEIGASPS; encoded by the coding sequence ATGGTCAGGCAACCACTCCGCATCCTGCTCGTCGAAGATGACAGCACAATCGCCAGCGTCATTGCACTTGGATTGCGAACGCTTGGCGTGCCGTACCTGCTCGACATCGCCTACTCCGCCGAAGAAGGATTGGAATTGTTCAACCAGCATGCCTATGACCTGGTGATGAGCGACTATAATTTGCGCGGGATGAATGGATTGTCATTACTTATAACGATAAGACAGGCAAAACCCGATCTGCCGACGGTGCTGTTCACGGCATACGATACCCCGAAGTTGCAACGTGATGCGCAGAGCGTCGGGATCAACGGATATATTGCCAAGCCATTCCTGATCGAAGATTTCGTCTCCCTCGCACGCAATCTGCTCCCTGCTATCGAGAACGAAATCGGCGCAAGTCCTTCGTAA
- a CDS encoding lysophospholipid acyltransferase family protein produces MRTTEPQATVLQNATPAIPANRNAVGKELIYRTLVLPACRSMFDRVWIAIEGPVPHPAEGPVIVYMNHPGWWDGYMAFLVDKIVLNERFQSYIMMEEKQLRVYRFFTWCGAFSVDRRRPGEAERSIAYISRLLRERRDRMLWILPQGRIVPNDRRPLKVYPGVARIARQVGDVIFWPIALRYEFRGEQRPEAFIRVGPPHTCDPTLPEEMIVSLVQTRLTIAVDALRDEVNEERLEAYRTLLRGRRGINRVWDDVVAVWRRSIQRLSGRSRQPDRPADTRAPDSQQ; encoded by the coding sequence ATGCGCACCACTGAACCGCAGGCGACTGTCCTGCAGAACGCCACTCCTGCCATCCCTGCGAATCGCAACGCAGTCGGGAAGGAATTGATCTATCGCACACTGGTGCTGCCCGCCTGTCGCTCGATGTTCGATCGGGTCTGGATTGCCATTGAGGGTCCTGTTCCCCATCCTGCCGAGGGCCCGGTTATTGTCTACATGAACCATCCAGGATGGTGGGACGGCTATATGGCGTTCCTGGTGGACAAGATCGTGCTCAACGAGCGGTTCCAGAGTTATATCATGATGGAAGAGAAGCAGTTGCGCGTGTACCGGTTCTTCACCTGGTGCGGCGCATTTTCGGTCGACCGGCGCCGCCCCGGCGAGGCGGAGCGGTCGATTGCCTACATCAGTCGTTTGTTGCGCGAACGACGTGACCGCATGCTCTGGATACTGCCGCAGGGACGGATCGTGCCGAACGATCGTCGTCCGTTGAAGGTCTATCCCGGAGTAGCGCGCATCGCCAGGCAGGTGGGGGATGTGATCTTCTGGCCCATCGCGCTGCGCTACGAGTTTCGCGGCGAACAGCGCCCCGAAGCATTCATTCGCGTGGGTCCGCCCCATACCTGCGATCCGACACTCCCCGAAGAGATGATCGTGAGTCTGGTGCAGACGCGTCTGACCATTGCAGTCGACGCACTGCGCGACGAGGTGAACGAAGAACGTCTGGAAGCCTACCGCACCCTGCTTCGCGGACGACGCGGCATTAACCGCGTGTGGGATGACGTTGTCGCCGTGTGGCGCCGATCCATACAGCGACTATCAGGAAGATCACGCCAACCAGACCGGCCAGCGGATACCCGCGCGCCAGATTCGCAGCAGTGA
- a CDS encoding ArnT family glycosyltransferase, translating to MDGDTSERNERSALLLLCILFLTTRLPGLMAIPLFNDEAVYLSRAQHFPDQFLSTIHDGKLIHELLLAALTHLPLDPLVSGRLLSVVCGWLTVIGLWLSGKMVADQRAGILAGLLYICSPLAIVHDLLAIPDAMLASVASFVLALSLRLNQMSNPHRWHAAGVGALVALASLVKLPGVFLFALPALTMLIHTMPPEQQHRRWEMVRTALIVTLLAPAAFAPFNYGGAESHKVGALNLMLQIERVGQNLYQIGEWITIAMPLSALMIAGIGLATSQTRRQHLFLFLSAGLFCLALAVIGSVLYPRYILPVWVPILFAAGLSLSQHRQRRKALRGISAALTLVTCLWGAFFAFQYIRNPAYAPLTTADRHQYVETWTAGYHVAEIVYQLRTEAEQSGSIILASPLQTRLIHLGPTIYLNDDPRIAFIDIDMQATDARQQLSDLAAQRPLYIALDAEEIVAFDIERRFPELKRIREWRNPYSAMTFFLYVWSP from the coding sequence ATGGACGGAGATACCAGCGAACGCAACGAACGATCTGCACTCCTTTTGCTCTGCATACTCTTCCTCACCACACGGTTGCCGGGATTGATGGCGATTCCCCTTTTCAATGACGAAGCGGTGTATCTCTCCCGTGCCCAACATTTTCCCGACCAATTCCTGTCTACGATTCACGATGGCAAACTTATTCATGAACTGTTGCTTGCCGCGCTTACGCATCTGCCACTGGATCCGCTCGTGAGCGGCAGGCTCCTTTCGGTCGTGTGCGGCTGGCTGACCGTCATCGGATTGTGGCTCAGCGGAAAGATGGTCGCCGATCAGCGCGCAGGCATCCTTGCCGGTCTTCTCTACATCTGTTCACCGCTGGCTATCGTCCACGACCTGCTGGCGATTCCCGACGCGATGCTTGCCAGCGTCGCCAGTTTTGTGCTGGCATTGAGTCTGCGCCTCAATCAGATGTCAAACCCACACCGCTGGCATGCGGCGGGTGTCGGCGCACTCGTGGCGCTTGCCAGTCTGGTCAAACTACCTGGAGTGTTCCTGTTCGCGCTCCCGGCTTTGACCATGCTCATACACACGATGCCGCCTGAACAGCAGCATCGGCGGTGGGAGATGGTGCGCACCGCGCTGATCGTCACATTGCTGGCGCCTGCTGCATTTGCACCCTTCAACTATGGCGGCGCTGAGAGCCACAAAGTTGGTGCGCTCAATCTGATGCTCCAGATTGAGCGTGTGGGACAAAACCTGTATCAAATCGGCGAGTGGATCACGATTGCCATGCCACTGTCGGCGCTTATGATTGCTGGCATTGGTCTGGCGACATCCCAGACACGCCGACAGCACCTGTTTCTCTTTCTCTCCGCCGGTCTGTTCTGTCTGGCGCTTGCCGTTATCGGGAGCGTCCTCTATCCCCGCTATATCCTGCCCGTGTGGGTTCCGATCCTTTTTGCCGCAGGACTGAGCCTGAGTCAACACCGACAACGTCGCAAAGCCCTGCGCGGCATCAGCGCGGCGCTGACCCTGGTCACGTGCCTGTGGGGCGCCTTCTTTGCCTTCCAGTACATCCGCAATCCGGCATATGCTCCCCTGACGACCGCTGATCGCCATCAGTATGTCGAAACGTGGACAGCAGGCTACCATGTGGCAGAGATTGTGTACCAGTTGCGTACCGAGGCAGAGCAATCAGGCAGCATCATTCTGGCAAGCCCGTTGCAAACGCGCCTTATTCACCTCGGACCCACGATCTATCTGAACGATGATCCGCGTATTGCATTCATTGACATCGATATGCAGGCAACCGACGCCCGACAACAACTCAGCGATCTGGCAGCACAGCGCCCGCTCTACATAGCGCTTGATGCCGAAGAGATTGTAGCGTTCGATATCGAACGGCGCTTCCCTGAACTCAAACGCATACGCGAATGGCGCAATCCGTACAGCGCCATGACATTCTTCCTGTACGTCTGGTCACCGTAG
- a CDS encoding carotenoid biosynthesis protein: MSPSPVFRMLSLVCFFAYCAVFPGSTVTVALDAVPAWGLWMGAAMLIVQGLAVIFWALGMYGARGALAVGLAAVLAWAVEHIGETTGLPFGRYQYTDMLQPQILGVVPVPITLAWLMAGFGSWQLARLTLGVRGGRIGLATLTGVLIVVLDLQIETVATLINNYWFWIDGGLYYGVPPQNFAGWWVVGFLIALVVATILPQNGENESDRVPLSLLAQRERIVAFVWQYVPALLFILSSIFFTAANLARGYPLAGLVGVIFLIVAVWIGATRRQRHPTRG, from the coding sequence ATGTCACCATCACCTGTGTTTCGGATGCTGTCCCTGGTGTGTTTTTTTGCGTACTGTGCCGTATTTCCCGGTTCGACCGTCACCGTTGCGCTCGATGCCGTTCCAGCGTGGGGTCTCTGGATGGGCGCTGCGATGCTGATTGTCCAGGGGTTGGCGGTTATCTTCTGGGCACTGGGGATGTATGGCGCGCGTGGCGCACTGGCAGTCGGGCTGGCGGCGGTACTGGCATGGGCGGTCGAGCATATCGGTGAAACAACAGGATTGCCGTTCGGTCGCTACCAGTATACCGATATGCTACAACCGCAGATACTGGGAGTCGTGCCGGTTCCAATCACGCTTGCCTGGTTGATGGCAGGTTTCGGGTCGTGGCAACTGGCGCGCCTGACCCTGGGTGTACGCGGCGGACGTATCGGGCTTGCGACGCTCACCGGTGTGTTGATCGTTGTGCTTGATCTCCAGATCGAAACGGTTGCTACACTCATTAACAACTACTGGTTCTGGATCGACGGCGGTCTGTACTATGGTGTGCCGCCACAAAACTTTGCCGGTTGGTGGGTGGTCGGGTTCCTGATTGCGCTTGTCGTTGCAACGATCCTGCCCCAGAACGGCGAGAACGAGTCCGACCGCGTGCCGCTGTCGCTCTTAGCGCAGCGCGAGCGCATCGTCGCATTCGTCTGGCAGTATGTACCCGCCCTGCTCTTTATCCTGAGCAGCATCTTCTTCACTGCTGCGAATCTGGCGCGCGGGTATCCGCTGGCCGGTCTGGTTGGCGTGATCTTCCTGATAGTCGCTGTATGGATCGGCGCCACACGGCGACAACGTCATCCCACACGCGGTTAA
- a CDS encoding VWA domain-containing protein, whose amino-acid sequence MILRNPQFLAFLMLVPLIIGGWLWRRGRLPAMALVLRVAIVTLIIVALANPVMLHGRIETAAAPLIVVLVDQSDSLTDQGKATLRARAAALAAGSSTPVQIITFGATVAAEGGTLRSDQTDIAAALRAARGLIGASGGRVVLLSDGLQTRGDALAEARALALAGIPVDTEQYQAPALSEFWIATVETPATLREGEEFTARIVMVSTVATGVQLEITAGNERMVTQQVRLSPGENTYLYTGRAGEPGILRLQATISGQPDTLARNNRAGAAMLVAPMPRILLVEGSDGAISAPLRGALREAGVIADVADPTALPAQISALGLYEGIVLIDVPASALTFDQMATLREFVRSEGRGLLAIGGRSSFTLGAYKNTPLEETLPVEMTPPPRPERSDTTLLLIIDQSASMGPETGISKFTMAKEAAIMATESLRQEDRIGVLAFDVSTRWVVDFQPVGVGLSLADVQRRISTLPLGGGTDIYNALQEGLPALAQQPGRVRHAVLLTDGRSFTDDRQAYRMLLEEARSQNITLSTIAIGTDADINLLQELARWGAGRYHYAAEPNDIPRLTLLESEIVRTEPQVEGDFRAEQTAPHPMLRDFAPEQIPGLKGYVATLLKPGADLVLRSPDGDPVLAVWQYGLGRAAAWTPGAEAPWAADWSNWPDYGRFWAQLIRYTLPEPDSGPLQVRAIRDGDSVRIVADSVAPGGRPLDLADTQATIVLPDGSSRLITLRQTAPGRYEQALTLTTDGSYAIEVRQQKGNEVRSAQIGYVQRYPDEYLPPADPQAGARLLNDISAITGGTALRGGPLVTPGVVPLSAERAPDTGLWPWLIGLAAFLWIIEIALRRGWLRLPQRFTR is encoded by the coding sequence ATGATCCTTCGCAATCCACAGTTTCTGGCGTTCCTGATGCTCGTGCCCCTGATCATTGGCGGCTGGCTCTGGCGACGCGGTCGCCTGCCGGCAATGGCGCTCGTGCTGCGGGTTGCCATTGTCACGCTCATTATCGTTGCACTGGCGAATCCCGTTATGCTGCACGGGCGAATTGAGACCGCCGCTGCACCGCTCATCGTCGTGCTGGTTGACCAATCGGACAGCCTGACCGATCAGGGGAAGGCGACACTCCGTGCGCGTGCAGCGGCGCTTGCCGCAGGTAGCAGCACCCCCGTGCAGATTATCACCTTTGGTGCGACCGTGGCGGCAGAAGGCGGGACGTTACGCAGCGATCAGACCGACATCGCGGCTGCACTGCGTGCAGCACGCGGGTTGATCGGCGCCAGTGGCGGTCGGGTGGTGCTGCTCTCCGACGGTCTTCAGACCAGGGGGGACGCACTCGCCGAAGCGCGGGCGCTGGCGCTTGCCGGTATCCCGGTCGATACGGAACAGTATCAGGCGCCAGCATTGTCCGAGTTCTGGATTGCAACGGTTGAGACGCCAGCCACCTTGCGCGAAGGGGAGGAGTTTACCGCCCGAATCGTGATGGTCAGCACCGTTGCTACCGGTGTGCAACTGGAGATCACCGCTGGCAATGAGCGTATGGTGACGCAGCAGGTGCGTCTATCGCCCGGCGAAAACACCTACCTGTACACCGGTCGCGCCGGTGAGCCGGGCATTCTGCGCCTCCAGGCGACGATCAGCGGTCAGCCCGACACGCTTGCGCGCAACAATCGCGCCGGTGCAGCTATGCTCGTTGCCCCAATGCCACGTATTTTGCTGGTGGAAGGATCAGACGGCGCTATCAGCGCACCATTGCGAGGCGCGCTCCGTGAAGCAGGCGTCATTGCGGATGTAGCCGATCCGACGGCGCTCCCCGCCCAGATCTCGGCGCTCGGTCTCTACGAAGGAATTGTACTGATCGACGTGCCTGCAAGCGCGCTGACCTTCGACCAGATGGCGACGTTGCGCGAATTTGTCCGCAGCGAAGGGCGCGGCTTACTGGCGATTGGCGGACGATCAAGTTTTACGCTCGGCGCCTACAAGAACACTCCCCTGGAAGAAACACTGCCGGTCGAAATGACCCCGCCCCCACGTCCAGAACGCTCGGATACGACCCTGCTGTTGATCATCGATCAATCTGCCAGCATGGGACCCGAAACCGGCATCTCCAAATTCACGATGGCGAAAGAAGCCGCCATCATGGCGACCGAGTCGCTCCGCCAGGAGGATCGCATCGGCGTGCTGGCATTCGATGTCTCGACCCGCTGGGTGGTTGATTTTCAGCCGGTCGGCGTTGGTTTGAGCCTGGCTGATGTGCAGCGCCGCATCAGCACGCTGCCGCTTGGCGGCGGAACCGACATCTACAACGCACTCCAGGAGGGATTGCCAGCACTGGCGCAGCAACCCGGACGGGTGCGCCACGCAGTGCTGCTCACCGATGGTCGTTCGTTCACCGACGACCGACAGGCATATCGGATGCTGCTCGAAGAAGCGCGCAGCCAGAATATCACCCTCTCGACGATTGCCATCGGCACAGACGCCGACATCAATCTGCTCCAGGAACTGGCGCGCTGGGGGGCGGGGCGGTATCACTACGCCGCCGAACCAAACGATATTCCGCGCCTGACGCTGCTCGAGAGCGAAATTGTGCGCACAGAACCGCAGGTTGAGGGCGATTTCCGCGCCGAGCAGACCGCTCCGCATCCCATGTTGCGCGACTTCGCGCCGGAGCAGATCCCCGGTTTGAAAGGATATGTGGCCACGCTTCTGAAGCCCGGCGCCGATCTGGTGCTCCGTTCCCCTGATGGCGACCCGGTGCTCGCTGTCTGGCAGTATGGGCTTGGGCGCGCCGCTGCGTGGACGCCTGGTGCAGAAGCGCCATGGGCTGCCGACTGGTCAAACTGGCCCGATTACGGTCGTTTCTGGGCGCAACTGATTCGCTACACTCTCCCTGAGCCGGATAGCGGTCCGCTTCAAGTGCGCGCCATCCGTGACGGCGATAGTGTGCGCATCGTCGCCGACTCCGTCGCACCGGGCGGCAGACCGCTAGACCTGGCGGATACCCAGGCGACGATCGTGCTGCCGGATGGTTCATCCCGACTGATTACACTCCGTCAGACAGCGCCCGGACGCTACGAACAGGCGTTGACCCTGACGACCGACGGTTCGTATGCAATCGAAGTGCGCCAGCAAAAGGGGAATGAGGTGCGCTCGGCGCAGATCGGCTATGTGCAACGCTACCCCGATGAATACCTGCCTCCCGCCGATCCGCAGGCCGGCGCGCGGCTGTTGAACGACATCAGCGCCATCACTGGCGGAACAGCGCTCCGCGGCGGACCGCTCGTAACGCCGGGCGTCGTTCCTCTTAGCGCTGAACGGGCGCCGGATACCGGGCTGTGGCCCTGGTTGATCGGTCTTGCGGCGTTTCTCTGGATCATTGAGATCGCGCTACGGCGTGGGTGGTTACGACTACCGCAGCGCTTCACCCGCTGA
- a CDS encoding aspartate:alanine exchanger family transporter, with protein MIELLKSNTLLLLFIVAAIGYPLGRVRLFGHSLGVAAVLFTGLAIGALDPDLKLPEVIYTLGLVVFVYTIGLSSGAGFFASFRRKGLRDNLLIVGMLIIAALAVVGVQYAFGLRPTVAAGLFAGSLTNTPALAAVLEQIKIIAPADTRDRLLADPVVGYSIAYPIGVIGMIITIAVLQRMWHVDYTAETQSLRDLGAVGQKLVNRTVRIMRPEISVLTIDELLRAKQWRVIFGRTLRNGEMILADGSTRLQHGDLVSLIGTEEEVTEAAAFLGEMTTERLELDRSKLDFRRIFVSNPRVVGRPLRDLQLPQRYGALVTRVRRGDIELLPHGDTVLELGDRVRVVALRERMDEVSEFFGDSYRALSEIDILTFSLGLAMGLLIGMIPIPLPGGTVFRLGVAGGPLVVALILGARERTGPLVWNIPYSANLTLRQIGLVLFLAGVGTRSGYAFVSTFTQSGGIALFGAGAGITCGIAFMTLWIGHKLLRIPMSLLIGMLAGLQTQPAVLAFALEQTKNDAPNIGYTTVYPMAMITKILLAQALVVLLR; from the coding sequence TTGATTGAACTGCTCAAAAGCAATACGCTGCTGTTGCTCTTCATCGTCGCCGCGATCGGCTATCCCCTCGGTCGCGTCCGTCTCTTCGGACACAGTCTCGGCGTCGCTGCCGTTCTGTTCACCGGTCTGGCAATCGGCGCGCTCGATCCAGACCTGAAACTGCCGGAGGTCATCTATACGCTTGGTCTGGTCGTGTTTGTCTACACGATTGGATTGAGCAGCGGCGCAGGATTCTTTGCCTCATTCCGGCGAAAAGGGTTGCGCGACAACCTGCTGATCGTCGGGATGCTGATCATTGCAGCACTGGCAGTCGTCGGTGTGCAGTACGCCTTCGGGTTGCGTCCAACCGTCGCCGCCGGTTTGTTTGCCGGGAGCCTGACCAATACGCCAGCGCTGGCTGCCGTGTTGGAGCAGATCAAGATCATCGCGCCTGCCGACACACGTGATCGGCTGCTGGCAGACCCGGTGGTAGGGTATTCCATCGCCTACCCGATCGGCGTGATCGGGATGATCATCACGATCGCCGTACTCCAGCGTATGTGGCATGTTGATTATACCGCCGAAACTCAGAGTCTGCGCGATCTTGGCGCGGTAGGGCAGAAGCTGGTCAACCGAACGGTGCGTATCATGCGCCCGGAGATCAGTGTATTGACCATCGATGAATTGCTGCGCGCCAAACAGTGGCGGGTCATTTTTGGCAGAACGCTGCGCAATGGCGAAATGATCCTCGCCGATGGATCAACCCGTTTGCAGCACGGCGATCTGGTCAGTCTGATCGGTACAGAGGAGGAAGTGACCGAAGCGGCAGCCTTCCTTGGCGAGATGACAACGGAACGCCTGGAACTGGATCGCAGCAAACTCGACTTCCGGCGGATCTTCGTCTCCAATCCGCGGGTCGTTGGGCGCCCCCTGCGCGACCTGCAATTGCCACAACGCTACGGTGCACTCGTCACGCGCGTGCGACGCGGCGACATAGAACTGCTGCCCCACGGCGATACCGTGCTGGAACTCGGTGATCGCGTGCGGGTCGTGGCACTGCGGGAACGCATGGACGAAGTGAGCGAGTTCTTCGGCGATTCATACCGTGCGCTGAGCGAGATCGACATCCTCACGTTCAGCCTGGGACTGGCGATGGGGCTTCTGATCGGCATGATCCCAATCCCGCTTCCAGGCGGGACCGTCTTTCGACTCGGCGTCGCTGGCGGTCCACTGGTGGTGGCGCTGATCCTTGGGGCACGTGAGCGCACCGGGCCACTGGTGTGGAACATCCCCTACAGTGCCAATCTGACCCTGCGCCAGATCGGTCTGGTGCTGTTTCTGGCAGGCGTTGGCACGCGCTCCGGCTATGCGTTCGTCAGCACATTCACCCAGAGCGGCGGGATTGCGCTCTTTGGCGCCGGGGCGGGCATCACGTGCGGCATTGCGTTCATGACACTGTGGATCGGTCACAAACTGTTGCGCATTCCGATGAGTCTGCTGATAGGAATGCTTGCCGGCTTGCAGACCCAACCGGCTGTCCTTGCCTTCGCCCTCGAACAAACGAAGAATGACGCGCCGAACATCGGCTATACGACGGTCTACCCGATGGCGATGATCACCAAGATTCTGCTGGCGCAGGCGCTTGTGGTATTGTTGCGGTGA
- a CDS encoding hydantoinase B/oxoprolinase family protein has translation MFSFSFDPAVDPVDLEVFRNRCAAIAEEMGAALGRSALSTNIKERRDFSCAVFDAQGRMVAQAAHIPVHLGAMPRSVEAALARGTLAPGDVVALNDPYLGGTHLPDITTVAPVCADGVLIGYTATRAHHADVGGMTPGSMPMSREVYQEGLIIPPTLLVRGDTPDESVIGLICRNSRTPDERRGDLAAQLACHRIGAQRLAELAERHSPAWVARHMEALLAYGERHMRAVIAAIPDGTYTFEDMLDNDGVDLDPLIIRVRIDIHGETAIVDFSGTAKQCRGPLNAPRAVTESAVIYCFRCLGPPDMPLSAGAYAPLDVRIPEGCMLAPRPPAAVAGGNVETAQRVVDVVFGALAQALPDRIPAASAGTMNNWTFGGVASNGASFAYYETLGGGMGARPTLPGLSGVQVHMTNTLNTPVEALERQFPLIVRRYGLRHGSGGAGRMRGGDGLVREVEFCAPVTVSLLSERRVYAPYGLNGGAAGLRGRNVLIRDGEERLLPGKTTVEMLPGDVLRIETPGGGGFGAPLR, from the coding sequence ATGTTTTCATTCTCTTTTGATCCTGCTGTTGATCCCGTTGATCTGGAAGTATTCCGCAATCGCTGTGCCGCGATTGCCGAAGAAATGGGAGCGGCGCTCGGTCGGAGCGCACTCTCAACAAATATCAAGGAGCGACGCGACTTTTCGTGCGCGGTCTTTGACGCTCAGGGGCGCATGGTGGCGCAGGCGGCGCACATTCCTGTGCATCTGGGGGCGATGCCGCGCTCGGTCGAGGCGGCGCTGGCGCGCGGCACGCTCGCTCCGGGTGATGTCGTGGCGCTCAACGATCCCTACCTCGGCGGTACGCACCTGCCCGATATTACTACCGTTGCTCCGGTGTGTGCCGACGGCGTGCTGATCGGCTATACGGCGACGCGCGCTCACCACGCCGATGTCGGTGGTATGACCCCCGGTTCAATGCCAATGAGCCGTGAGGTGTACCAGGAGGGGTTGATCATCCCGCCAACCCTTCTGGTGCGTGGCGACACCCCCGATGAGTCGGTCATCGGGTTGATCTGTCGCAACTCACGCACCCCCGATGAGCGACGCGGCGATCTGGCAGCGCAACTTGCCTGTCACCGCATCGGCGCACAACGCCTGGCGGAACTGGCGGAACGTCACTCCCCCGCCTGGGTAGCGCGCCACATGGAGGCGCTCCTGGCGTATGGCGAGCGCCATATGCGCGCAGTGATCGCGGCGATCCCAGATGGAACGTATACGTTCGAGGATATGCTGGACAACGATGGCGTTGACCTCGACCCGCTCATCATCCGTGTGCGCATCGACATCCATGGCGAGACCGCAATCGTAGACTTTTCAGGAACAGCAAAGCAGTGTCGTGGTCCGCTCAATGCCCCACGCGCCGTCACCGAGTCAGCAGTGATCTACTGTTTCCGCTGTCTCGGTCCGCCTGATATGCCGTTGTCCGCCGGCGCATATGCGCCTCTCGACGTTCGGATTCCCGAAGGGTGTATGCTGGCGCCGCGCCCTCCGGCGGCAGTTGCAGGGGGAAACGTCGAAACGGCGCAGCGGGTCGTCGATGTGGTGTTTGGGGCGCTGGCTCAGGCGTTGCCCGACCGTATTCCGGCTGCTTCGGCGGGAACGATGAATAACTGGACGTTTGGAGGAGTCGCGTCGAATGGCGCATCGTTTGCCTACTACGAAACGCTCGGCGGCGGAATGGGCGCCCGCCCGACGCTTCCCGGTCTCAGCGGCGTGCAGGTGCATATGACCAACACCCTCAATACGCCTGTCGAGGCGCTGGAACGGCAGTTCCCGCTCATCGTTCGTCGCTATGGATTGCGACACGGATCAGGCGGCGCAGGACGAATGCGTGGCGGCGATGGTCTGGTGCGTGAAGTTGAGTTCTGCGCGCCGGTGACGGTCAGCCTGCTGAGTGAACGGCGCGTCTACGCCCCGTATGGCTTGAACGGCGGCGCTGCCGGGTTGCGTGGACGCAATGTTCTGATCCGCGACGGGGAAGAGCGTCTGCTGCCTGGCAAAACGACGGTCGAGATGCTTCCCGGAGATGTTCTGCGCATCGAAACGCCTGGCGGCGGCGGGTTTGGCGCGCCTCTACGGTGA